The sequence GATCGTGTTCGGGTGGTGATGTTGTCGGGGAGGATCGCCCTGTTTCCTACAGCATGCTTCCTCGATTCTTCAGTCGCGGAGCGACGCTTGATCGTAGCGGTGGGTTTCAACCCACGGGCCTTGTGGGGATGCGGTTCTCTGAAGTCGCGGAGCGACGTCTGATCGTAGCCGTGGGTTTCAACCCACGGACCTCGCGGCATTGTGGATTCTTGAGTCGCGTAGCGACGATGGAAGGGCGGCAGGACCGGGAATCAGTCCCATACATATCGCGGATCGAAGTCGATCTCGTGGCGCTGGAGAAACGCCAGATATTCCTCCTGGAAGGTTTTCACCCGATGGTGTTCGCGCTGGTTCCGGATGTATTCCGTCACGTCTCCAATGGAGGAGCGGCTCACCGTGAAAGCCCCGTAGCCATCCTGCCACTGGAAATCCTTCCGCTCCGGAAATGTTTTGCGAATCCACCCGGACGAGCCTCCTTTGATCAATTGGGCCATCTTGCTGAGGGCCATTGTGGCCGGCGCCCTCAGCAGGATATGCACATGGTCCTCCACCCCGCCGATTTGCAAGGCGGTCATCGCGTTGTCGCGGGCAATCGCGGCCATGTAGCTCCAGATGCGCTCTTCCAGCTCCCGCGTGATCCATGGTTCACGGCCCTTTGTGCCGAAAACCACGTGGTAATGCAGGGAGGTGTAGGTGTTGCCCATGGTGCTTGTCTTCGAAAATGGATGGAGCGCCGGATCTAACAAAAATCAAACATGGGAGGGGGAGTCGAGCCCGCTCCATCGTCGCTCCGCGACTCCGATCGACATCCCCACGGGGTCCGTGGGTTGAAACCCACGGCTACGATCAGACGTCGCTACGCGACTGGAGAGAAGGTGCCGACCGAATGGTGAAAACCTCCTACTCTCTGAACTTCGCTGCCGCCTCCTCCAGCCACTCCTCATCCGGCAGCGCGTAGGGCCGGAAGGTCTCATCGCTGCCGAGGTGCTCGTTGTGGAAGAGCGCGCGGTGCAGCCCCAGCGCGGAGGCCGCTGGGCCGTCGATGAGGTTCGCGGAATCGTTCGCACTCATCTGGAACAGCACCCGCATTTCGAACTCGGCCATCAGCTTGCGCGGAATCCAGCGGCTGACGTTGTTCCAGGTATCTGTCGAGGTGATCACGTGCATGCCCGCGGGTCCGCCTTCGTTGAGGAGATTGGAGAACACCTGCGAGGGATTCGCGGCCGAGGAGGCATCGTCGTCCATCGAGAACCGGAAATCGTCCTCGGGCCGAAGCGCCTTGAACCGTTGCAGATCGCGCACGATCACGAAGACTTCCGGCGCATCGGCGGAAGCTCCCGCGGCGCGGCTTTCCAGCGTCGCGTTCACCTCCGTCATCAGCGCGGCCACCTCCGCCGGGCCGCCGACGCTGACCTTGTGCGGGAGGAGTTTGGTGAGCGCTTGGAACGACTCCTCGCCCGGCAGCTCCGCCGCGTTCGGATCGAGGATCACGAACTCCGCTTGGCCCGCGGGATACTGCGAGGCCAGTGAAAGGATCGAGACCAGCAGCAGCGAGAACGTGCGCTCGCCGGACTGCCCCACCACCAGCAGGTGGCTGCCGCTCTGGCGTTGGAAACGCGCCTCGGTCGGGCCCTTGATCGAGTTCGGGGCACCCAGCCAGGCGCGGCCCGCGGCGGGGCGTTGGCTCGGGCGGTTCCGGAGCGCGGCGGCCAGTTCGACGTTGTCGCGGATCTCGGCCGGGGCATTGCCCTCGAACACGATCGGCACCGCGGGAAACTCCGCGCGTTGGCGGGCGAGCGCGGCCACCTCGTCGAGCAGCTTGTCCCGCTCCTGCTCGGCCAGCCACACGATCTGGAACGGGCTGTTCGCGGCGAGCGCGCCGGCCTGGTCGTTGTAGATGCCCTCGCCGGGACGGGTGAGCAGCCGCGGCGCGGGATTGTCCTCGTCCATGATCAGATGGGCGTCCGCCTCGTTGCACTGGAGCGCCACCCGGATCACCATCTGGCCGAGCGTCGCGCGGGCCAGCGTGTAGGCGCCGCCGAGCGTCTGCGAACCGAGGATCACGTGGATCCCGAAGGCACGGCCCTGGCGCACGATGCGATCGAGCAGCAGCGAGGCTTCCTGCGCCACCGCGTCGTCCTCGGTGAAGAACTCCTGGAACTCGTCGATCAACAGCAGCGTCCGCGGCAGCGGCGAGCCATTGCGGTTGTAGGAGGCCAGATCCTGTGAGCCTCCCTTGCGGAACAGTTCGCCGCGGCGGCGCAGCTCCTGGTCCACCTGCTGGAGCACGCTCAGCGCGAATTCGCGGTCGCTCTCGATCGCCACCACCCGCGCGTGCGGCAGGTGCTTCGAGCCGTAGCACTTGAACTCCACGCCCTTCTTGAAGTCCACCAGGTAGAACTCCACCTGCTCCGGGCTGCACCACAGCGCCAGGTTGGTGATGATCACGTGGAAGAGGGTGGACTTGCCCGATCCGGTCTTGCCCGCCACCAGCATGTGCTGGCGCGTGCCCTTGCCGATCGCGAGCATCTGGAGCTTCTTCGCGCCCGCGCGCCCGATCGGCACGCGCAGTTCCTCGGAGGTGTCCAGCGTCCAGCGCTCGGCCACCGGCGGGGTGATGTGGGAGAACGGAACCTGCACCCGGTTCGAGTCGATGCTCGCTTGGCCGATGCGGTGGATCAGCGTGCTCATGTCCTCGTCGGAAGGCGGCGTGTCGAACACCACCTCGTGGGCCGCGTGCGTGGGATCGGCGAGGTGAAACTTGCCATGGTCCAGCGTCACCCGCAGGCAGGCGCGGCGCAGTTCCTCGTCGAGCCCCGGGTCGATCGTCTGCTGTCGGAGATCGCACTGGATCAGCAGGTGCACGCCGCAGCGCGCGCCGCTGGCCGCGATCGAGCGCAGCCGCTTCGATGCCGTCTCGCTGAAGGCCGCCGGGAATCCGCCGATCACCAGGAAACGGTATTTCTCCGCCACGCTGCCGGCCTGCGCGTTGTAGTCGGCGATGGTGGCGTACTCGTTGCGGAGATACATCTGGATCACCTTCTCGATGTGCTCGCACAGCTCGGCGAGGCGCTCCTCGATCTGCGTGGTTTGCGTCCAGATGCGGTTCGTGATGAGCGTCTCCTCGTAGTCGGCGAGGTGCATCAGCCCGGCGAATCCGCGCCCGAGTCCCACCGGATCGATGAACACGAACGAGGCCCGGCCCGGCGGAAGGCTTGCGAACAGGCGCAGCGCGATGCCATTGATCGCGGCGATGGCGGTCGCCGGATCGCCGGTGGTCTCGATCATCAGCGAACCATGCTGCGGGAACCCGAGCGCCAGCGGTACCTGGAGCACCGCTTCGCCCGGCAGCGGCAGGCGTGGGGATTTCGGAATGCCGCCGTTCTGTTTCGCGAGATCCACTTGGAGGTGGCCGATGCGGATCGCGGCGGGCGTTTCCTCCGGCGGTGCCCAGCGTTCACATTGTTCCTGCGTCCACGCCGGATAGCGGGCCTCGGCTGGCGCGGCCAAGGCGTCCACCTCGGCCTTCAGTGGGACAACGGCGGCCTCCCAAGGCGGAACCAATTCGGAGATCGAGGCGTTGATGGCGCGTTCGATTACCGCCATCGCGTCGTCGCGTTCGTGGGAACGCGTTAGCGCCATCTCCGCGGAGTCCGAGTGGCTCATTCCCAGCGCGGCCTCGTGGCGGCGCTTGAGGTTGGCGAGGTTCCGCTGGTGGAGTTGGTCGTGTTTCGCGGGGATTCGGGCATGGCGTGCATCGACCTTCTTCATCGCTTCCACCGTTTGGGCCCGCAGTTCGGCGTCGGTTTGCCCGAATACCTCGCTGATCCGCTCGTTCTGATCGTGCTCCTCCTTCTCCACCCGCGTCTTCAGATCCGCGACCCGCGCGCTGGAAAGCATCCGGGCCGCCGCCGCGTGTTCCTTGGCCGCTAGAAGCGCCGCGACCGCCCGGCGTCCGGTCGACCACGAGAGGCCGAGCGCCACCAGCCAGGCCGCGGCGATCGCGCCCTCGGTGATGGCCAGCCCCGGCATCAACGGCGTGCCGGAGCGGGAAAGCCAGACGTGCACCGCCGCGCCGATCGCCGCCAGCACCACCCACGGCAGGAAACGGAACAGTTTCGCCAGCGGCAGCCGGTGCGCCGCGGCCACTGCCTCGCGGGCTTCCTCCAGATCCGCCACCACGGCCTCGCGCAACACCGCGGGTTCGCCCGCCGCCAGGGTCTTCACCCGGGCCTTGTCGATCTGGTCGACACCGCGGAGCAGCAGCGGAGCGAACGATCGCAGCGCCTTCTTCAGCGAAACCTTCAGCTCTTCCCGTGCCTGGAGATCGCCCGCCAGCACTTCCTTGAACGCCCGGTGGCCCTCCGCTGCCCGGGCGAGATCCTTCTGTCGCCGCTGGCGATCCGCCACCATCGAACCATGCGCGGCGCGCACCTTGCCGTCCTTCTCCTCCTGCATCCGCGCCGAGAGCGCCTTCCGGCTGGCGTGCCACGCGTTCTGGATCCACGTACGACGTTTCTCGTAGAGAGCCTGCTGCCGCTCGACCCTCCGCTCGTGCTCCCGCCGCAGTTCCTCGGTGCGGTTGGCGAGCGTCTGGCGGTCGTGGTTCTCCTTCGCGGACACATCCCGGATCACGCGCACGCGCTGCTCCTCGCGGGACTTCGCCAGTTCCTGTTCGCGGGCCACGGTCCTGCCGATCCCTTCCTGGAGACGGGCGAGTTTTTCCAGCACCTGGCCGGGGTCGATGGGGTCATTCACAATCGGCATGGACTTGGGAAAGGAGGCGTTCGATCTCCTCGATGACTTTCACGGTGGCGCTCACGCTCGACTCGAGGTCGGAGAGATAGGTTTCCTCGAACTCGAGCGCCTTGCGGTCGCGCCACGAGCCGCGGGTTTCCAGCCACCGCGCCTGGAGCTGGCCGGTGGCGCCGGTGAGGAGCCCTTTGCTGTTCGAGACGCTCATGAGGGGTTTGGGGGATCGGTCGGGGTTTCGGGAGCCGGGTTCGCGGGCTGCACCGGACGCTGGGTTTCGGCGTAGGCCTGGAGGGATTTGATGGTCTCTCCCAAGGAGAAAACCCCGCGCGGCAATTGTTGTCCCAATTGTCCGAACATCCGGTCCAGTTGGCGGACCAGCGGCTCGGCGCGGTTGTCGAATTGCTTCCGCCAATGCTGGACCACCCGCAGCCGCTCCTCCGCCTCCTCGACCAGCCGCTTGCACTTCTGGACGTTCATTTTTTGCAGCGCGTGGCTGCCCTTCGGGTCGGTGAGGGTGGCGCTGTAGAGCTCCTGCTCGGCCTGTTCCAGCCGCTTCGCCTGGCGCTTCACCTGCATCCCCCAGTGCTGGAGGCGGTCGGTGTCCAGCCAGGTCCGGGTGCGGCGCACGTCGCCCACCATCTCCTCCAGCGCGGACCGCGCCTGGTTGATGTAGCGGATCAGGTCCGCCCGGAAATGTTC comes from Luteolibacter sp. LG18 and encodes:
- the tnpA gene encoding IS200/IS605 family transposase, which encodes MGNTYTSLHYHVVFGTKGREPWITRELEERIWSYMAAIARDNAMTALQIGGVEDHVHILLRAPATMALSKMAQLIKGGSSGWIRKTFPERKDFQWQDGYGAFTVSRSSIGDVTEYIRNQREHHRVKTFQEEYLAFLQRHEIDFDPRYVWD
- a CDS encoding FtsK/SpoIIIE domain-containing protein, which gives rise to MPIVNDPIDPGQVLEKLARLQEGIGRTVAREQELAKSREEQRVRVIRDVSAKENHDRQTLANRTEELRREHERRVERQQALYEKRRTWIQNAWHASRKALSARMQEEKDGKVRAAHGSMVADRQRRQKDLARAAEGHRAFKEVLAGDLQAREELKVSLKKALRSFAPLLLRGVDQIDKARVKTLAAGEPAVLREAVVADLEEAREAVAAAHRLPLAKLFRFLPWVVLAAIGAAVHVWLSRSGTPLMPGLAITEGAIAAAWLVALGLSWSTGRRAVAALLAAKEHAAAARMLSSARVADLKTRVEKEEHDQNERISEVFGQTDAELRAQTVEAMKKVDARHARIPAKHDQLHQRNLANLKRRHEAALGMSHSDSAEMALTRSHERDDAMAVIERAINASISELVPPWEAAVVPLKAEVDALAAPAEARYPAWTQEQCERWAPPEETPAAIRIGHLQVDLAKQNGGIPKSPRLPLPGEAVLQVPLALGFPQHGSLMIETTGDPATAIAAINGIALRLFASLPPGRASFVFIDPVGLGRGFAGLMHLADYEETLITNRIWTQTTQIEERLAELCEHIEKVIQMYLRNEYATIADYNAQAGSVAEKYRFLVIGGFPAAFSETASKRLRSIAASGARCGVHLLIQCDLRQQTIDPGLDEELRRACLRVTLDHGKFHLADPTHAAHEVVFDTPPSDEDMSTLIHRIGQASIDSNRVQVPFSHITPPVAERWTLDTSEELRVPIGRAGAKKLQMLAIGKGTRQHMLVAGKTGSGKSTLFHVIITNLALWCSPEQVEFYLVDFKKGVEFKCYGSKHLPHARVVAIESDREFALSVLQQVDQELRRRGELFRKGGSQDLASYNRNGSPLPRTLLLIDEFQEFFTEDDAVAQEASLLLDRIVRQGRAFGIHVILGSQTLGGAYTLARATLGQMVIRVALQCNEADAHLIMDEDNPAPRLLTRPGEGIYNDQAGALAANSPFQIVWLAEQERDKLLDEVAALARQRAEFPAVPIVFEGNAPAEIRDNVELAAALRNRPSQRPAAGRAWLGAPNSIKGPTEARFQRQSGSHLLVVGQSGERTFSLLLVSILSLASQYPAGQAEFVILDPNAAELPGEESFQALTKLLPHKVSVGGPAEVAALMTEVNATLESRAAGASADAPEVFVIVRDLQRFKALRPEDDFRFSMDDDASSAANPSQVFSNLLNEGGPAGMHVITSTDTWNNVSRWIPRKLMAEFEMRVLFQMSANDSANLIDGPAASALGLHRALFHNEHLGSDETFRPYALPDEEWLEEAAAKFRE